GACAAAAGCCACGGCTTATTCAGTCGTCTGATGTGGACGTGCAGCTGCCGACAGCTCAGCAGCGCCTATTACTCAGTTTCTCCCATTTCTTACCCAATCCGGCTtatttgctgctgcaaaggCATAGGCGACAGCAGACACGGCCAACGTGCCTAAAAGACCTGCAAGGGACCACGACGAGACCAATCCATCACGGCTTTGGTCCAGCTTCGCGCATGTACTGTatccagccagccaaccCCCAAGTCGCACGGCACAGGGGATCTCGATGCCCTGGTCACCGATCCACCCAGCTAAGGTGGGCAACGTGGCCCGAGCCATGGCCAAACAAGTGCAGCCCTGGAAAGCCTCGGCGCTGTTGATGGCCTCGCTTAAGATCTTATTTCACCGGGCAGACAGTAGCAATAGCTAAATATCTGCCATGCTGCCTTATATATATGCAGGTACTAAGCTTGGGCAGCATCGTCAGAATATTCCTTTCCTCGAGTCATcagctctgctctgctctgctcttaTGTTTCCGCtagctgctgaagctgtccGCTGTAGTTCCGTCTagagcttggccaagctgttTGCTAGCCCAGCCACAAGAACGGAGCGAGCCCTTCCCCGGATTCCCTGCCGTTGCCGACTAAAAAGCACTGACAAAAAATGTTGTTGAGCGCAAATTGGTTTGCTGAAATGTGCAACGCAAGCATGGAAGTGCACAAAGCATGAAGTGAGGCGTTGTGTTGTGCTCGATCGTAGGTACTTTGGCCTCGTAACCAGATTTGCAAGGCATGCTTATACCTGCAGTGAAATGTTGCTCAGAAAATCTACACATCCCCTTATCCCCAATTTTACTGTATATTTCAGCTCAAATGTGCTCAAGATGCATTCATTCATCAAAATGCCCTCTTCTGTGAATttaacctttttttttcgtccaTTGTATACATCTTTTTTTAACCTTCGTTTGCTTGCATGCCCCGGCACGTGGCCCCATGCCGGGAGAGGCAATTCTGATCAGATAAAGCAGCATGAACCGATAAGATCAGATGGACTCCACCAAACTCGGCTGCAGCCCGGCATCGGACACccgcttttttttcttcctacATGCAATCTTGCAACTAAGCGCCAACTGAAAATGCCAATGCGATAGAACGGATCTGCTCTTGCTGTGCGCTccggagaagaagcgattCTCTCGACACCATGCGAGTCATACACGTTCCTTGCGAGCACACTTAGCAGCAGCGACAGATCCGATTGGCGTTCGGCAGTTCATCCGCCCCTTGTCGCCATGGCAAGCCAAGAGAGAAGCGTCCTGGTCCTGTATGGGTCGGAAACGGGCAATGCCCAGGATATAGCCGAAGAGCTTGGCCGGCTGTGCCAGAGGCTCCATTTCGAGAGCCATGTCAGTGAGCTCGATGCTACAGATCTTGTACGTTGCCTCTCGCCTATAGCCTATAGTGGCAAACAGAGATGTCTGGATACATGTGATTAACAATGAACCCCCACGTTGCCAGActgcgctgctgcagcatcagctCGTCATTTTTGTCATCTCGACAACCGGCCAGGGTGACATGCCTCACAACTCACTGCTCTTTTGGAAAAAGCTCCTCCGGAAGAAGTTGCCGCCAAACTGCTTGAGTCGGTTAAAGTACACTTGCTTCGGTCTTGGTGACAGCACGTATCTCAAGTATGAGCAAGATCTTTTCATATAATACCTTTCCATCTTAGTTTGAATGCATGAACTAATTGCGTCTGTCTTGTTTCCAGGTTTAATTGGGCTGCGCGAAAGCTTGTGCGCAGACTAGACCAACTTGGCGCTGCCACATTCATTGACGCATATGAAGCAGACGAACAGTTTCCTGATGGGTAAGCTTAGCTACATCCCTCCTCATGGACCAGGCACTTTGTCGGCAAGAAGCTCACACGCTACCTCTCTAGCATCGATGGCAGTTTTGTGAGATGGGCTGAGGACCTGAAAAAGCATCTCTTGGAGCATTATCCACCTCCCTCAGGCTTGGAGCCCATCCCAGACGACACCATCCTCCCTCCTCGCTGGTCTCTGGCTCCGGCTCTTAATGCGCTTTCCGAGAAGATCCAGGAGGTTAATGtatcttctctttcaatAGACCAGACAAATGCCACACTCACGGAGCCCAACTTGCCGCCTCCAGGTCTCTTGCCGATACCAGCCGGATGGACAGCAACCTTGACAAAGAACGAAAGATTGACGCCGCAGGAACACTGGCAGGATGTCCGCCTTGCGTCATTCGACATACCTGCTCACCCATCTGGCGAAAGAGTTCGATGCGTACCTGGAGACTGCCTCACGCTGTACCCAAAGAACTTCCCTCACGACGTTCAGAAGCTGATTGACCTCATGGACTGGAACGACATCGCTGACCGGCCGCTTGACCTGTCCGCCTGCCCATCTCTTCCTCACAACCTTTACGCTCCGGCATCGTGTACGCTACGCGACCTTCTTCTCAACAATATTGACATAACCGCCATTCCGCGCCGCTCCTTTTTGAAGAACATGTCCTACTTCTCGTCCGACGAATACCATCGGGAGCGGCTGCTCGAATTCAACATGCCCGAATACATGGACGAGTACTTTGACTACGCCACCCGCTCTCGCCGCAGCATCATCGAGGTCCTCGACGAATTCACCTCCGTCAAGATCCCAGCAGAGCGCCTCCTAGACGTCTTCCCGCTCATCCGCGGCCGCGACTTCAGCATCGCCAACGGAGGCACATCCGCAATCCACCCCTCAAAGGCCGGCGCCACCAGAGTCGACCTCTTGGTCGCCATGGTGAAATATCGCACCGTCCTCCGCAAACCCCGAGAGGGACTCTGCTCCCGCTACCTCGCCAGCCTCCTCCCCGGCGCAACCCTCCGCGTCTCCTACAAGGCCGTCCTCTCCCCCATCCACGGCGCCGCCAACGCTCAAAGACCGctcatcgccatggccaCGGGCACCGGCGTCGCTCCCGTGCGCTGTCTCGTCCACGAACGCCTCACGCATCCTTCTCCGGCCCCAATGATCATTTTCTTCGGCAACCGAAACAGTGCGGCCGACTACTTCTTCGAAGCCGAATGGCGTGCACTCGCGGAAGATGCGGCTAAGAAAAACTCCCAGTTGCTTGTCTTTACGGCCTTTTCGAGAGACCAGCGCGAAAAGATTTACGTGCAGGATCTGGTTCGCCGGGAAGCACCCAGGCTGGAAGAGTTGATTCCCCAGAAAGCCATTTTCGCCGTCTGCGGAGGCTCCACGAGGATGGCTGATGCGTGCAAACGCGCTGTCTTCGACCCTTTTACCGAAAATGGGGACGAGGAGGCTCGCAAGGAGATGCTGGGAGCAATAACGTGGTGGCAGGAAATTTGGTAAAGCCGCGCATAGTATTCCATAGAGGCAAGCATGATATTTATAGCGTGCATTAGAAAGGAGCAAGAGTTGTACTACTACTTGGGTATCCGAGGTAGCAGCAAAAAGGTCATGAATCCGATTGATATAATTTCTTCTGTCATTATTGTTTCTATCTAAGCGTGCGAcaagagaggcaaagagCCATGCGAAGGAGAGTCGCCATCACAGCTCGTAAAATGCCATCCCGAGCCATCTGCCCATACTACTATATAAGTATCCGTCATCTCGGATATTAAAGTTACAAATAGTCCTttaagtaaaaaagaaaccccCGTACAGCAACGAAAAGGCGGTGCAAAGTGGTGGTATAAAATCCCCCTTAAAACTCCCATGGGTCCATATTTTGTCCAACCGTCTCACCTGTGCAATGCCATTGGCACATAGAGTACACCGATCCCATTCTTCCAAAGGAAACTCCATTGCTGGCTATGTAGCAAACGACAAAAGAGATAAGGAATGATTGTAATGAAGAGTGATAGAAGAGGCAAGTCCAGGAAGGAAGGCGTCAAGATGCGAAAAATCGAGGAGCCTGctttgatggatggaaatAAGTATTGGTGCGCCAGCGTTCAATCTTCCCAGCTATATCGCTTCTCTGCCATCTGTGGGACATGAATGAGGTCAATTCCATCTATTCGTTCCTCTCCTCGTGAAGAATGGGGACTATTTGTCTCCTGATTGAAAGAGTGGTCTTTCCTGTGTTCTCCTGTAGACTCGACTGAGGATTCCTCCCCTTTTGACCGGGCAAGGGAGAAGGTGGCTTGCCGCGTCATTTCACCCATGATTCGTTCCTCCTCATCAGTATAATTGCTCCCTAGACTCTGCTCGGAAAGATGGAATTCAGCCTTGAAGCGAGGTGTAAAACTACTGATGCTGTCGCGGTTCTCTTGGCTCACGATTTGCGCCAACATGATACTATGTCTGAGCGATTTGAGATTGTCTGGGAGGTTGCCCAAACAGACAATGTTTGTTGGGTCAATTGGAGTCTTTTGGCACGCCATTGAGGAAGAATTGTGCTCCTGAATCTCCACGTGCTGGGAGTTTGACCCATCAGTCTCCAGTTGCGTatcatcctcgtcattcTGCACGTCCATATCTCTTGAGCTATCGTCTGAAAGCTGAGCCGCAACAACTGGACTCGCCAGACTATTATATCCCGACCCAGAAGAGATTGGTGAGGGTAGCGATGTTGGAAGCGAGCCGGTTCCCGATCCAGTTTTGATTGGCGAGACAGGAGTTGTTTCTCCGCTCCAGGTCGCATACACTGAGCCAATAGTATGTGAAATCGGCTTTTCTTGAGGCAGCACAATCCCTAGCTGCGGCGGTGAGTATTCAGGGGCAGGCCCCTGAAGTTGTCGGTtaatcttcctcttcgctaCTTCATATGCGCTAAGGCTCCTCATGGTGTCTGTGCCGGGAACAGTGTCGCAAATTATTGAAccgtcgtcttctccatcgctAGCATCAAGTTCCACGGGAGCCATCGGGGCTGGAAGTTCGTAGATTTCCGAATCTGGAGCCTCCATACAATGAGAGAGAACGGCAGTGGTGGCAGACTTGGTCACGTCGCTTTGTACCCTTTTGCGACGTGTAAATTTGTAGAATAGGGCGGGCTTCGGTATTCTTGGTGTGTCCGGAACTATCGTTGATGCGCTGTCTTTGGTTTCCTTGATTGTTGCCTCTTCGCCCTTCTCCTGCAATTTTCTTCGGCGGCAGAGATAGCAAACGCTCACAAGACAGAATAAGCATAGTAGAATGGCGCCAACGGCAATGCCAACCATTTGTCCGGTGCTCAGCCTGCTACCTGTCTGTTTCGGCGGTCCCGGATAAGGGCTATTATTTGGTTGTTTAATTGGCATCAGATTTGCGCCAGCTATAGGTTCCTGAGGAAATTTGGCCTGATGAACTGAGAATACGGCCTCGTCGTATTTTGTTATCAAATAGGCTTCCTGCAGAAACGATCGGCCGATGATGATTGCGGAATCATTTTCAGACCTCCGCAGCGCAAAATATGGAACAGCAGGGTCTCCATATTTGATGGTCTGGTGCATAAAAGGGTATTGCAAGAGGCTGACGAATGCTCGCATTGGCACAGTGATGTTCACCAAGCCCGGAACATCCAAAGGAGACCCAAAATTGTCATGGTTGTCAAAGCTCGAAAAGCTAAAAACAAAAGTAAAAGAGTCGGACGAGCCGTAGCTGTTGTACTGTTCGTTCGTAAGGGTGTATAGATCAAATGTTTTGTTATACGTCAAGTTGAATGCATTTGCAAACTCGTCACAGACGGCATTGGGTAACCACAAGTATGGAGTGGTGCTATCAATCAGGGCCGTAAATGAGTTATTCCATCCTGAAAGACTTGTTGTTTCTGACGGCCACTTCTTGGGCTTAGCGGCGCTGTTATTCACAGTTGCTTCGATGCCTCTAATTAAGGCGCGAGGCATGTTATCCTGCGGAGTCAAGGTGAAGTCGATGCTGTGTGGCACATATCTAGCTGTGTCATAGCCGCCCAAGGTAATCGATACGGGCATATTTCCTATCCTTTCACGTTAGCACTGACTATTCatagaaagaaacaaagacataCGATATGAGGCACCCGCGGTATAGCCATAGCTATAACTAGGAATCCATCCAAAGGTATGGACAGCTTGTGTTAAAGGTGATTGAGCAACTTCGTGGCCAAAATTGCCCTGTGTAATACCGAGGCCAAAGAAACCCAAATAATAGTCTGTTGTGTTGATGGCGGACATGAGAACGTTGGACATGCCGAATCCAATGTCGGTAATTGTGCTGTATGCATTGACTGTGTCCAACCCATATTGGCCGTTTCCACCATAGCCCAAGTAATCCAAGCCAAGTTGCCAAATTCCCATAGACGACCAATGTTTAGATCCAAACGGAGTGTAAATGCCACCGCGAGCGGCGGTGCAATGCGGTTCCTCTATGAGGCCCGAGTCAGCTGCTTGGTTGATGGATGGACGTTGATGGCCTGCTCCGGGGAGACTTCTTGCGAGTAATGGAGGGACCCGATCAagtcgagatggagacgtACTTTTCAAACAGCCTCCAGGTCCAACGGCCCAAAATTCGGAAAGTGACGTGCTCAAGAGAACATTGACGAGATCCGAGTTTGAACCCAGCAAGACTTTGATGGTTGACCAGTTGCCATCGATCCCAAGCCTATTAATTTGAGGTCAGCCACAAGATGAAACGCGTTGTACGCCGCTGATGCGGGTACTATcagaaggcagagaagatgaTAAACAACGTACCACTCTCCGGCATCAAATGACACCGGAGCCGGGTCATTTGCATAGGCAAGGCCGGCTACTACTGCAATCACTAGGACATCACGACGCATTTCTCCGATGGCGGCCGTGTGATGCCGCAAGCCTTCACCTTAGGAAGACCCCCAGGTTATAGAACTGCCGGGGATGAAGGGCGTGATATCATGAGCGTCTCTCAATTTCTGTCAGTACTCTTGACACTATCACAGCACAGCATCCATGGGTATAAAATCGTGGGGCTGTAGGGAATCTGCAGCTGCCGGTAATTGACGACGCCACAAAGCTCATGAACCGGTGGACAGGTTCACGCTTCACGCAACGAGGACAGTTTGCTCTTGGACACCGTGAGGTTCCACGGGATTGCCTCCGTGGTGtattgatgaagagagtcGAAGGCGAGGGATAGCAATGCAAGGCTTGGACCACCTAGCAGTGCCCTTCGAATGGATGGCTGGTGGTGTACCTCGTGCCAGGGGGGTGCTGCCAACGGTATCGAGTACTAGTTGCATGTACACGGCGCGGATGCTTCAGGCTGATCTGCCAAAAAACTCTTCGGAACCTGGGGCGACGCCCTTGATAATTCGACCTAAAGGGATGGACATCTGCTCTGTACAGGTACATTCAGCCACTCACCCGATGAGGGTCCATTCAGAACATTCCAGCCGCCAGTCTGGGACGAACCCCAAATGTCTGATACTGAAGCGCGCTCCGATCAGTCTAGCAACGCCAGTTTGGTCTAGCACCGAGCCGTCGATGGCTCACGGAAGCGCTAATGCCAGTAGTAATATCTAGCCGTAATGGCTGCCAGCCAGAACGGGAGCAGGATGGGGAATGGTTTCAGTTGCCAATGCCTCATTGGGGCGACACTTTGGGGGTGCTCCACGCTTTCTGGATGCGCCACCGGGTATGCTCCTTGATACCTGTACCATGTTGTGCTCGGGTCTTTCCAGAGCAGATACGGGGAAGATTGTAACGCCGAGGTCGATGAGACTGCAATGCAAGACAACATATTGCAATAACAACACTGGTTGAGACAGTCTTGGCTTGACCGCTTCTATTTCATCACCATGGGCCTGAGATATGAAGAGCAGGGAGCCATTAGCTCCTCAGAGAGCGTCCGTACCAGTTGTACATGTATCGTATTTTATTCTGCATGGACGCCCAGCAGTCAGCTCACTCAAATACTCCGACGCCAGTAGCAGCTTGTGAGCAAATAGCAATCAGAGTATGCCGACAAGAGTGGAAAGACTGAGAGATCCGGCGACATATTCGGTGACAGAGCAGTACTGGGACTGGTCGGCCTAATGCCATGCAGGCCAGACACTGATGGCGAGACAAGAGTGCGGTctacatactcgtacgagtacgagtacatatTTGCCTGTACTTTGAGGTTTCGGacaggtacggagtacgaaaCTAGGCCAGATGTGCGCTGTCCACATGCCTGGCCTGGAATCCGCCCTGGACTCGGTGTGGCGGCCGTGGTGCACATCAATTGTTGCTGTGGTACAAATAACGGAACGCGGGCTATGACAGTCGTTGGCGCTGTTGGAATGCCAATATTCCTCGGTAGATTTCACCCCCATACGAGCGCACGACACCACGGGGGCCAGCGACGATATCGTCAGACTGCAACAGCGGAGCAACACCGGCTTGGTTTtggagatgagctggagTCCAACAGCACCAAGATCAACAGCTGGAGGGCCGGGGTCAGGACCCAAGATCAGCAGTATCTGGAGATGGGGTCCACTGGATGGCTAGAGCCGGGATCAACGACTAGGAGCCACCCGCGATCCCCACCATCCCACACGCTTCTCAAGACCGACCagcacgtacgagtactagtACCAATGCTACTCGTATCATGCGAGCCATTACGAGTACTCTCGCCTCGAGTATCCATCCCAGTATGCCGTAGACGCTGCCAAGCAAGTTGCCCCCCTCCCTTTGGAGAGTCCAGGTCCAAACGCCCACCGGCGCTCTGCGTACCGGTTCCCGTTCGCTAGACATCTCGCCCTTGcgccatgtacgagtaaagTGCTG
This genomic stretch from Trichoderma breve strain T069 chromosome 1, whole genome shotgun sequence harbors:
- a CDS encoding flavodoxin domain-containing protein, with product MASQERSVLVLYGSETGNAQDIAEELGRLCQRLHFESHVSELDATDLTALLQHQLVIFVISTTGQGDMPHNSLLFWKKLLRKKLPPNCLSRLKYTCFGLGDSTYLKFNWAARKLVRRLDQLGAATFIDAYEADEQFPDGIDGSFVRWAEDLKKHLLEHYPPPSGLEPIPDDTILPPRWSLAPALNALSEKIQEVNVSSLSIDQTNATLTEPNLPPPGLLPIPAGWTATLTKNERLTPQEHWQDNFPHDVQKLIDLMDWNDIADRPLDLSACPSLPHNLYAPASCTLRDLLLNNIDITAIPRRSFLKNMSYFSSDEYHRERLLEFNMPEYMDEYFDYATRSRRSIIEVLDEFTSVKIPAERLLDVFPLIRGRDFSIANGGTSAIHPSKAGATRVDLLVAMVKYRTVLRKPREGLCSRYLASLLPGATLRVSYKAVLSPIHGAANAQRPLIAMATGTGVAPVRCLVHERLTHPSPAPMIIFFGNRNSAADYFFEAEWRALAEDAAKKNSQLLVFTAFSRDQREKIYVQDLVRREAPRLEELIPQKAIFAVCGGSTRMADACKRAVFDPFTENGDEEARKEMLGAITWWQEIW
- a CDS encoding eukaryotic aspartyl protease domain-containing protein, coding for MRRDVLVIAVVAGLAYANDPAPVSFDAGEWLGIDGNWSTIKVLLGSNSDLVNVLLSTSLSEFWAVGPGGCLKKEPHCTAARGGIYTPFGSKHWSSMGIWQLGLDYLGYGGNGQYGLDTVNAYSTITDIGFGMSNVLMSAINTTDYYLGFFGLGITQGNFGHEVAQSPLTQAVHTFGWIPSYSYGYTAGASYRNMPVSITLGGYDTARYVPHSIDFTLTPQDNMPRALIRGIEATVNNSAAKPKKWPSETTSLSGWNNSFTALIDSTTPYLWLPNAVCDEFANAFNLTYNKTFDLYTLTNEHFSSFDNHDNFGSPLDVPGLVNITVPMRAFVSLLQYPFMHQTIKYGDPAVPYFALRRSENDSAIIIGRSFLQEAYLITKYDEAVFSVHQAKFPQEPIAGANLMPIKQPNNSPYPGPPKQTGSRLSTGQMVGIAVGAILLCLFCLVSVCYLCRRRKLQEKGEEATIKETKDSASTIVPDTPRIPKPALFYKFTRRKRVQSDVTKSATTAVLSHCMEAPDSEIYELPAPMAPVELDASDGEDDGSIICDTVPGTDTMRSLSAYEVAKRKINRQLQGPAPEYSPPQLGIVLPQEKPISHTIGSVYATWSGETTPVSPIKTGSGTGSLPTSLPSPISSGSGYNSLASPVVAAQLSDDSSRDMDVQNDEDDTQLETDGSNSQHVEIQEHNSSSMACQKTPIDPTNIVCLGNLPDNLKSLRHSIMLAQIVSQENRDSISSFTPRFKAEFHLSEQSLGSNYTDEEERIMGEMTRQATFSLARSKGEESSVESTGEHRKDHSFNQETNSPHSSRGEERIDGIDLIHVPQMAEKRYSWED